A genomic stretch from Aedes albopictus strain Foshan chromosome 2, AalbF5, whole genome shotgun sequence includes:
- the LOC109398091 gene encoding transcription factor grauzone isoform X2 gives MEVEVEFLEVNACVVCLHEKLSLLAVQFDEQKGSTMGSILVQHLWFQAEELHNKHICEECWNQVHQFHIFYTNMQKMHVDLKASTGTVEFVGSFKAEPVSFHSESNETYLPEYTQPQCTNLKQENLEVRIRSDEQDDEENDDEDQNTQCEVLELEHEEVNENMGHSDYEPNMSKSESESSEDYNSNTETTKKSPKKVRKKQQTKKLSKTVRNYNKPAEQTEEEDRKISDHCKLQCTECDISFPRFSDYKQHARKIHQIAHPVVICCERRFNKRIKLFEHATKHMDPEAFRCTICEKSYCNSLNLRLHMLRHNSPDAMEHKCDKCDRSFAKRYQLTAHQQTHVPEEERKFMCSTCSKTFATKYAMQQHVNRVHLKQLHFTCDTCAKSFYCKQALQVHQRTHDETLPSEKIQCADCGSWHKHMEGLMKHRKRHHQQEEKLYPCPDCGKVTRSLPALRSHQSYNHKMESIYKCSICGKAFKRPKDFKDHMATHTGMPLHKCTYCDRQFNSASNMFSHRKREHRLQWEADQRLNIKSE, from the exons ATGGAGGTAGAAGTGGAGTTTCTAGAAGTCAATGCATGTGTGGTTTGCCTGCATGAAAAGCTCAGTTTGCTGGCGGTGCAATTCGACGAACAAAAAGGTTCGACAATGGGTTCTATTCTGGTGCAGCATTTATGGTTTCAG GCTGAAGAACTTCATAACAAACACATCTGCGAGGAATGTTGGAATCAAGTACATCAATTTCACATATTCTACACCAATATGCAGAAAATGCACGTCGATTTGAAAGCTTCGACAGGAACTGTTGAATTCGTGGGGTCCTTCAAAGCAG AGCCAGTATCTTTCCattcagaatccaatgaaacataTTTACCAGAATATACACAGCCACAATGTACTAATCTTAAACAAGAAAATCTTGAAGTTAGGATTAGAAGTGACGAACAGGATGATGAGGAAAACGACGATGAGGATCAAAACACGCAATGTGAAGTGCTCGAGCTGGAACACGAAGAAGTAAATGAAAACATGGGACACTCAGATTATGAACCGAATATGTCGAAGTCCGAATCGGAAAGTTCTGAGGACTACAACTCCAATACTGAGACAACCAAGAAGTCACCGAAAAAAGTTCGCAAAAAGCAACAAACTAAGAAATTGTCGAAAACTGTTCGAAATTACAACAAACCCGCTGAGCAAACCGAAGAAGAGGATAGGAAAATAAGCGATCACTGTAAGTTGCAATGTACGGAGTGTGACATATCGTTTCCCAGATTTTCCGATTACAAACAACATGCTCGCAAAATTCATCAGATCGCACATCCGGTAGTGATTTGCTGTGAACGTAGGTTCAACAAACGAATTAAGCTTTTCGAACATGCCACCAAGCATATGGACCCGGAAGCATTCCGGTGTACAATTTGCGAAAAATCCTACTGCAATAGTCTCAATCTGAGACTGCACATGTTGAGGCATAACTCGCCGGATGCGATGGAGCATAAGTGCGACAAATGCGACCGTTCGTTTGCAAAGAGATATCAGCTGACAGCGCACCAGCAGACTCACGTACCGGAAGAGGAGCGCAAGTTTATGTGTAGTACCTGCAGTAAGAC TTTTGCTACAAAATATGCAATGCAACAGCATGTTAACCGAGTGCACCTGAAACAGCTGCATTTCACCTGTGATACCTGTGCAAAATCGTTCTACTGCAAACAAGCGTTGCAAGTTCATCAGAGAACGCATGACGAAACTTTACCCTCGGAGAAAATTCAATGTGCTGACTGCGGATCCTG GCACAAACATATGGAGGGGTTGATGAAACACCGCAAACGGCACCACCAGCAGGAAGAGAAGCTGTATCCGTGTCCGGACTGCGGCAAGGTGACTCGCAGTTTGCCCGCCTTGAGAAGTCATCAGAGCTACAATCACAAAATGGAATCGATTTACAAGTGCAGCATTTGCGGAAAGGCGTTTAAGCGGCCAAAGGACTTTAAGGATCACATGGCCACCCACACGGGGATGCCATTGCACAAGTGTACCTACTGTGATAGGCAGTTCAATTCTGCGTCCAATATGTTTTCACATCGAAAGCGCGAACACCGGCTTCAATGGGAGGCGGATCAGAGGTTGAATATTAAGAGCGAATAg
- the LOC109398091 gene encoding transcription factor grauzone isoform X1, with amino-acid sequence MEVEVEFLEVNACVVCLHEKLSLLAVQFDEQKGSTMGSILVQHLWFQAEELHNKHICEECWNQVHQFHIFYTNMQKMHVDLKASTGTVEFVGSFKAEPVSFHSESNETYLPEYTQPQCTNLKQENLEVRIRSDEQDDEENDDEDQNTQCEVLELEHEEVNENMGHSDYEPNMSKSESESSEDYNSNTETTKKSPKKVRKKQQTKKLSKTVRNYNKPAEQTEEEDRKISDHCKLQCTECDISFPRFSDYKQHARKIHQIAHPVVICCERRFNKRIKLFEHATKHMDPEAFRCTICEKSYCNSLNLRLHMLRHNSPDAMEHKCDKCDRSFAKRYQLTAHQQTHVPEEERKFMCSTCSKTFVTTSQLNMHIKSKHQPPEMFICEVCAKNFKTRSQFEKHRQEHSESYQEIRQQCKICSKWMKNASSLRKHVLRHEGEGTVHECKLCGKQAPNILALQSHISFVHRKDKLFQCTLCPKAFKRQFTLVEHMTTHTGEVLYKCTYCLKNFNSSANMHAHKKKMHPQEWEAGKRISELPFSGITGAEYLRSDI; translated from the exons ATGGAGGTAGAAGTGGAGTTTCTAGAAGTCAATGCATGTGTGGTTTGCCTGCATGAAAAGCTCAGTTTGCTGGCGGTGCAATTCGACGAACAAAAAGGTTCGACAATGGGTTCTATTCTGGTGCAGCATTTATGGTTTCAG GCTGAAGAACTTCATAACAAACACATCTGCGAGGAATGTTGGAATCAAGTACATCAATTTCACATATTCTACACCAATATGCAGAAAATGCACGTCGATTTGAAAGCTTCGACAGGAACTGTTGAATTCGTGGGGTCCTTCAAAGCAG AGCCAGTATCTTTCCattcagaatccaatgaaacataTTTACCAGAATATACACAGCCACAATGTACTAATCTTAAACAAGAAAATCTTGAAGTTAGGATTAGAAGTGACGAACAGGATGATGAGGAAAACGACGATGAGGATCAAAACACGCAATGTGAAGTGCTCGAGCTGGAACACGAAGAAGTAAATGAAAACATGGGACACTCAGATTATGAACCGAATATGTCGAAGTCCGAATCGGAAAGTTCTGAGGACTACAACTCCAATACTGAGACAACCAAGAAGTCACCGAAAAAAGTTCGCAAAAAGCAACAAACTAAGAAATTGTCGAAAACTGTTCGAAATTACAACAAACCCGCTGAGCAAACCGAAGAAGAGGATAGGAAAATAAGCGATCACTGTAAGTTGCAATGTACGGAGTGTGACATATCGTTTCCCAGATTTTCCGATTACAAACAACATGCTCGCAAAATTCATCAGATCGCACATCCGGTAGTGATTTGCTGTGAACGTAGGTTCAACAAACGAATTAAGCTTTTCGAACATGCCACCAAGCATATGGACCCGGAAGCATTCCGGTGTACAATTTGCGAAAAATCCTACTGCAATAGTCTCAATCTGAGACTGCACATGTTGAGGCATAACTCGCCGGATGCGATGGAGCATAAGTGCGACAAATGCGACCGTTCGTTTGCAAAGAGATATCAGCTGACAGCGCACCAGCAGACTCACGTACCGGAAGAGGAGCGCAAGTTTATGTGTAGTACCTGCAGTAAGAC TTTTGTCACCACATCGCAATTGAATATGCACATAAAGTCGAAGCATCAACCGCCGGAAATGTTCATCTGCGAAGTGTGCGCTAAAAACTTCAAAACGCGATCGCAATTCGAGAAACATCGCCAGGAACACAGCGAATCTTATCAGGAAATCAGACAGCAGTGCAAAATTTGCTCTAAATG GATGAAAAATGCCAGCAGTCTCCGGAAGCATGTGCTTCGCCACGAGGGCGAAGGCACCGTTCATGAATGTAAACTATGTGGAAAGCAGGCACCAAACATTCTGGCCCTGCAGAGCCATATCAGTTTCGTGCACAGAAAGGACAAACTATTTCAGTGTACACTGTGCCCGAAAGCTTTCAAAAGGCAGTTCACTCTTGTG GAGCACATGACGACGCACACCGGTGAGGTGCTGTATAAATGTACATACTGTTTGAAGAACTTCAACTCTTCGGCCAATATGCACGCACACAAAAAGAAAATGCATCCTCAGGAATGGGAGGCGGGTAAGAGAATAAGCGAGTTGCCTTTTTCCGGTATCACCGGTGCGGAATATTTGAGAAGTGACATTTAA